From the genome of Vibrio navarrensis, one region includes:
- a CDS encoding sensor histidine kinase, with the protein MFLANVVNENSWLKSVIVTSLFCLFVSLLTLSVWGGPYYTHLFISLGFGYSALFFSWLIERLFPAVSRRAEVLLSLTACLLFGILNAHFWVGDYMGMSDMVAVGLMGLLFSGMCYFYFHSKEQQMRALHELEVIKREKAEQERALLLSQLKQMQSQIEPHFLFNTLANISALMSQDIDKARLMLESLTAMMRATLCNCREEHTTIADEVALIEAYLAIQHIRLGDRLRYRIQVEPGLDHVNIAPLMLQPLVENAILHGIEPLKTGGEIEVTIDTHDQALQICVKDTGAGLGSSSTHVGSGVGLNNLKQRVETLFAGRGQVSIIENKPQGVIVRLSWPLALAEKKE; encoded by the coding sequence ATGTTTCTCGCTAATGTGGTCAATGAAAACAGTTGGCTGAAAAGTGTCATCGTGACCTCGCTATTCTGTCTGTTTGTCTCTCTGTTGACGCTGTCGGTGTGGGGCGGGCCTTACTATACCCATCTGTTTATCAGCTTGGGATTTGGGTATTCAGCGCTGTTTTTTTCTTGGCTGATTGAACGTCTTTTCCCTGCGGTGTCTCGCCGGGCGGAAGTGTTGCTATCGCTCACCGCTTGCTTGTTGTTTGGTATTCTCAATGCTCACTTCTGGGTAGGTGACTACATGGGCATGTCAGATATGGTGGCCGTTGGCTTGATGGGATTACTTTTTAGCGGTATGTGTTATTTCTACTTTCACTCGAAAGAGCAGCAAATGAGAGCGCTGCACGAACTGGAAGTGATCAAAAGAGAAAAGGCCGAGCAGGAGCGAGCACTATTGCTCAGTCAGCTTAAACAAATGCAAAGCCAGATTGAGCCGCATTTTCTTTTTAATACGCTGGCTAATATCAGTGCCTTAATGTCGCAAGACATCGACAAAGCGAGGCTGATGTTGGAAAGTTTAACCGCCATGATGCGGGCGACGCTCTGCAATTGCCGTGAAGAACACACCACGATTGCCGATGAAGTCGCGCTGATTGAGGCGTATCTCGCCATCCAACATATCCGTTTGGGCGATAGACTGCGCTATCGAATCCAGGTAGAACCCGGTTTAGATCACGTCAATATTGCGCCGTTGATGCTGCAACCTTTGGTTGAGAACGCTATTTTACATGGGATTGAACCGCTCAAAACGGGCGGCGAGATTGAGGTAACGATCGATACGCACGATCAAGCATTGCAGATTTGTGTAAAAGACACTGGGGCAGGGCTCGGTTCAAGTTCGACGCATGTGGGTTCCGGTGTCGGATTGAATAACCTTAAGCAACGGGTAGAGACTTTGTTTGCTGGGCGTGGTCAGGTCAGCATCATTGAGAACAAGCCGCAAGGTGTGATTGTACGCTTGAGCTGGCCGTTAGCGTTGGCAGAGAAAAAAGAATAG
- a CDS encoding LytR/AlgR family response regulator transcription factor produces the protein MQQSYRAIIVDDEPLLRHHLNKSLADVCPTLEIVALAEDGEQALQAIERHQPDVVFLDIRMPVMDGLQVAKQLHGKQGAPLVVFITAYDDYAIRAFEQNAVDYILKPISAARLQKSCQRVEQRLHERAGQTQSDPSLCALLNQLQQLSTPLRTPPHLQWIKAQLAEEIHLIAISDVLYFKAEEKYVSVFIAQAGEAMQEYLIRTSLKELLAQLDPEQFWQIHRSCVVQVSKIAKVKKDFSGHMFVHIGKTQLPVSRASQSLFKGM, from the coding sequence ATGCAACAAAGCTATCGCGCGATCATCGTGGATGATGAGCCGCTGCTGCGACACCATTTGAACAAAAGCCTCGCCGATGTATGTCCAACGCTGGAGATAGTCGCATTGGCTGAAGATGGTGAACAAGCGTTGCAGGCCATAGAGCGGCATCAGCCTGACGTGGTGTTTCTCGACATTCGCATGCCTGTGATGGATGGGTTACAAGTGGCGAAGCAGCTACATGGCAAACAAGGCGCGCCGCTGGTGGTGTTTATCACCGCGTACGATGATTACGCAATTCGCGCTTTTGAACAAAATGCCGTGGATTATATCCTCAAGCCCATTTCGGCGGCGAGATTGCAAAAGAGTTGTCAGCGGGTTGAACAGCGCTTGCATGAGCGTGCAGGGCAAACGCAAAGTGATCCCTCGCTCTGTGCCTTGTTGAATCAGCTGCAGCAACTTTCGACGCCATTACGCACACCGCCTCATTTACAATGGATCAAGGCGCAATTGGCCGAAGAGATCCATCTGATTGCGATTTCGGATGTGCTCTATTTCAAAGCGGAAGAGAAGTACGTCTCCGTTTTTATCGCGCAAGCTGGCGAAGCGATGCAAGAGTATCTGATTCGCACCTCGTTAAAAGAGTTGCTGGCACAGCTTGACCCTGAGCAGTTCTGGCAGATCCATCGCTCTTGCGTGGTGCAGGTGAGTAAAATTGCTAAGGTGAAGAAGGACTTTAGTGGACATATGTTTGTGCATATTGGCAAAACGCAACTGCCGGTAAGCCGCGCATCGCAAAGCCTGTTTAAAGGCATGTAA